A genomic stretch from Sphingobacterium sp. ML3W includes:
- a CDS encoding efflux RND transporter periplasmic adaptor subunit, translating to MVMKNFMYINLCLIILATSCQSEKKEKKEAAVFNVTTPLVKDTIVNKDYVAQIRSINHIELRAQEKGYIQSIFVDEGQFVQKGQPLFKIMPNLYESDVNRAKAEVKYAEIEYQNTKNLSEKDIVAPQETEMAKAKYEKAKAELASMNTHLKFTDITAPFSGIVGKLHLRKGSLVDEGELITELSDNSKMWVYFNVPEVEYLNQMEAKKDNSPMHVRLNMANGKEFGQEGIVETIESDFNNETGNIAYRATFPNPKGLLRFGETGNIVITSPYANAMLIPQKATFEELEKKYVYVITKDNKVKAREIKVAAELPHIYVVSSGLSKDEKILLNGLRMVQENQTIESKYQTPEKVMSNLDLYAE from the coding sequence ATGGTCATGAAAAATTTCATGTATATCAACCTGTGCCTTATTATACTAGCTACAAGCTGTCAGTCCGAAAAAAAAGAAAAGAAGGAAGCCGCAGTTTTTAACGTGACAACACCGCTGGTGAAAGACACCATCGTCAATAAAGATTATGTCGCCCAGATCCGTTCGATCAATCATATCGAGCTCCGTGCCCAGGAGAAAGGCTATATTCAATCTATTTTTGTGGACGAGGGGCAGTTTGTACAAAAAGGACAGCCACTCTTTAAAATTATGCCCAACCTCTATGAGTCCGATGTCAATCGCGCAAAAGCAGAGGTGAAATATGCGGAAATCGAATATCAGAATACTAAAAATCTCTCCGAAAAAGATATCGTTGCCCCCCAGGAAACAGAAATGGCCAAAGCAAAATATGAAAAGGCCAAAGCCGAACTGGCATCTATGAATACGCACCTTAAATTTACAGATATCACAGCCCCATTCTCGGGTATTGTTGGTAAACTGCATTTACGTAAAGGTAGTCTAGTGGATGAAGGGGAGCTGATTACGGAACTATCTGACAATAGCAAAATGTGGGTCTACTTCAATGTGCCCGAAGTAGAATATCTCAATCAGATGGAGGCGAAAAAGGATAACAGCCCAATGCATGTGCGGTTGAACATGGCCAACGGAAAGGAATTTGGCCAGGAGGGTATTGTCGAAACAATCGAATCGGACTTCAATAACGAGACGGGAAATATTGCCTATCGGGCCACATTCCCAAATCCGAAAGGCTTATTGCGCTTTGGGGAGACGGGCAATATCGTCATTACCTCACCTTATGCGAACGCGATGTTGATCCCGCAGAAAGCGACATTTGAGGAGCTTGAAAAGAAATATGTCTATGTCATCACAAAAGATAATAAAGTAAAAGCAAGGGAAATAAAGGTTGCTGCTGAACTGCCACATATCTATGTAGTCTCTTCGGGCTTGAGTAAAGACGAAAAGATTTTACTGAATGGACTTCGCATGGTACAGGAAAATCAGACCATTGAATCAAAGTACCAGACCCCGGAGAAAGTCATGTCAAACCTAGATTTATATGCAGAGTAA
- a CDS encoding efflux RND transporter permease subunit codes for MFKKVIHRPVFAIVISVVILFIGGLAIKQLPTEQFPKIAPTTVAVSIAYPGASADVLVKSSLITLENAINGVQGMRYIATDATSAGEATVNVVFDPGTDPNDAVVLVKTRVDQVMPLLPELVQKEGVIVNPIQPSMLMYVNLYSTSKSMDEKFLYNYATVNIIPEINRIHGIAKSQILGSRRYAMRIWLNPDRMRAYSLSVDEVMKAIGEQSIIGRPGRLGQSSGIAAQSLEYVLTYKGQYNKPEEYENIIVRANGEGENIKLKDVAKVELGSEFFDIYSNLDGHPSASIVLKQNYGSNANDVIKDVKAKLAEMKGNFPPGVDYKISYDVSQFLDASIEQVMHTLRDAFILVAIVVFIFLGDWRSTLIPIIAVPVSLIGTFFVIQWFGMSINLVTLFALVLAIGIVVDNAIVVIEAVHAKMEESAISPYSAVKEVMAEIAGAIIAITAVMVAVFIPISFMTGPVGTFYRQFSITMASSIVISAVVALTLTPVLAAMLLKNNHGKPKKSNLFTKALDTFNRTFDRVTGSYASFLRKIASRRIITWGILIAFCVGTFLINRTLPGGFIPSEDQGTIYAIIQTPPGSTLEQTNKLSRELQKICEDVDGVESVSSLAGYEIMTEGRGSNAGTCLINLKTWSEREHSVKEIMEELEEKSKNLGATVEFFEPPAVPGFGSSGGFSMRLLDLNRTTDYQDFDKVNKAFIAELKKRKELTGVFTFFAANYPQYELVFDNNAAMQKGVSIGKAMDNLNILIGSTYEQGFIRFGQFFKVYVQSSPEFRRLPSDILNLYVKNDHDQMVPYSAFMTLKKTQGPNEITRYNMYNSAAIRGLPANGYTTADAIQAINETALGSLPHGYKVAWEGLSYDEAQRGNEAIYVFLVVLVFVYLVLAAQYESFIIPFAVLLSLPVGVFGSFFLLKAMGLENDIYAQVGLIMIIGLLGKNAVLIVEFAVKRRQAGDSILEAAIEGSRARFRPILMTSFAFIAGLVPLVFASGAGAIGNHTIGASALGGMLVGTIFGVIVIPGLYYIFAKLADGRKMIQAEDDSPLSEDMIHYE; via the coding sequence ATGTTTAAAAAAGTAATACATCGACCGGTATTTGCTATTGTCATATCGGTTGTCATCTTATTTATTGGTGGTCTGGCTATCAAGCAGCTTCCTACCGAACAATTTCCGAAGATAGCCCCTACCACCGTGGCGGTTTCCATCGCCTATCCGGGTGCAAGTGCGGATGTGCTTGTAAAATCTTCACTCATTACCTTAGAGAATGCCATTAATGGGGTACAAGGCATGCGTTATATCGCAACGGATGCAACCAGTGCCGGTGAGGCTACGGTAAATGTGGTCTTTGATCCGGGGACGGATCCCAATGATGCGGTCGTACTGGTCAAAACGAGAGTGGATCAGGTGATGCCGCTGTTACCTGAGCTGGTGCAAAAGGAAGGTGTGATCGTCAATCCGATCCAGCCCAGTATGTTGATGTACGTGAACCTGTACAGTACCAGTAAAAGTATGGATGAAAAATTCCTGTACAACTATGCGACCGTAAACATCATTCCCGAAATCAACCGGATCCATGGGATCGCCAAATCTCAGATCTTGGGGAGCCGGCGTTATGCGATGCGGATCTGGTTAAATCCCGACCGTATGCGTGCCTATAGCTTATCTGTCGATGAGGTGATGAAGGCTATCGGTGAGCAAAGTATCATTGGTCGGCCAGGACGATTGGGCCAGAGCTCAGGTATTGCTGCCCAGTCGCTGGAGTATGTATTGACCTATAAAGGCCAGTACAATAAACCCGAGGAATATGAAAATATCATCGTTCGGGCAAATGGCGAAGGTGAAAATATCAAGTTGAAAGATGTTGCCAAAGTCGAACTGGGCAGTGAGTTTTTTGATATCTACTCGAATCTGGATGGGCATCCTTCGGCTTCCATTGTGCTCAAACAGAATTATGGAAGCAATGCCAATGATGTCATTAAGGATGTAAAAGCTAAGCTGGCGGAGATGAAAGGAAATTTCCCTCCAGGTGTCGACTATAAGATCAGCTATGACGTATCCCAATTTTTGGATGCCTCGATCGAACAGGTGATGCATACCCTGCGTGATGCCTTTATTCTGGTGGCTATCGTTGTATTTATTTTCCTGGGCGACTGGCGCTCTACCCTGATCCCGATCATTGCGGTGCCGGTGTCGTTAATAGGTACATTCTTTGTCATCCAGTGGTTCGGCATGTCGATCAACTTGGTCACGCTGTTTGCACTCGTTCTGGCGATCGGAATTGTGGTGGATAATGCCATTGTCGTGATCGAAGCCGTGCATGCCAAGATGGAGGAGAGTGCGATCTCACCTTACAGTGCCGTCAAGGAGGTAATGGCTGAAATTGCAGGTGCGATCATCGCCATTACGGCGGTCATGGTGGCGGTATTTATTCCGATTTCTTTTATGACAGGCCCCGTGGGGACGTTCTACCGTCAGTTTTCAATTACTATGGCGAGTTCCATTGTGATATCGGCCGTGGTGGCGCTGACACTCACACCGGTGCTTGCAGCCATGCTCTTGAAAAACAACCATGGAAAACCTAAAAAATCAAATCTATTTACCAAAGCGCTCGATACCTTTAACCGTACCTTCGATCGGGTGACCGGCTCTTACGCTTCTTTTCTCCGAAAAATCGCCAGCCGTAGGATCATCACCTGGGGGATATTGATTGCGTTTTGTGTAGGCACGTTCCTGATCAACCGAACGCTTCCGGGCGGTTTTATACCGAGTGAGGATCAGGGGACGATCTATGCCATTATTCAGACGCCACCGGGATCGACGCTGGAGCAGACCAATAAACTTTCCCGCGAGTTGCAGAAGATCTGTGAAGATGTGGATGGGGTAGAGTCTGTATCCTCCTTAGCTGGTTATGAGATCATGACCGAGGGTCGTGGCTCAAATGCGGGAACTTGTTTGATCAACCTGAAGACTTGGAGCGAACGGGAGCATTCGGTGAAAGAGATCATGGAGGAACTGGAAGAAAAATCTAAAAATCTGGGTGCAACCGTGGAGTTTTTCGAACCGCCGGCTGTTCCGGGTTTCGGTTCCTCAGGTGGTTTCTCCATGCGCTTACTCGATTTGAATAGAACCACAGACTACCAGGATTTTGATAAGGTCAACAAAGCTTTTATTGCTGAACTTAAAAAGCGCAAGGAGCTGACAGGTGTGTTCACCTTTTTTGCTGCCAATTATCCACAATATGAATTGGTATTTGACAATAATGCCGCCATGCAAAAAGGGGTCTCCATTGGTAAGGCCATGGACAACCTCAATATCCTGATCGGTAGTACCTACGAACAGGGCTTTATCCGTTTTGGCCAATTTTTCAAAGTGTATGTGCAGTCATCACCTGAATTCAGAAGGCTGCCTTCGGATATCTTGAACCTCTATGTCAAAAATGACCATGATCAGATGGTGCCTTATTCGGCTTTCATGACCTTGAAAAAAACGCAGGGCCCCAATGAGATCACACGTTATAATATGTACAACTCTGCTGCGATCCGCGGGCTGCCGGCCAATGGGTATACCACGGCCGATGCCATTCAGGCGATCAACGAGACTGCTCTTGGCTCCTTGCCGCATGGCTACAAAGTGGCCTGGGAGGGGCTGTCCTATGATGAGGCACAACGGGGAAATGAGGCGATCTATGTCTTCCTGGTCGTATTAGTCTTTGTCTACTTGGTGCTTGCCGCACAATATGAGAGTTTTATTATTCCTTTTGCGGTATTGCTGTCCTTGCCGGTGGGGGTGTTTGGCTCATTTTTCCTCTTAAAAGCCATGGGGCTTGAGAACGACATCTATGCACAGGTCGGTTTGATCATGATCATTGGTTTGTTGGGTAAAAATGCCGTACTGATCGTAGAATTCGCCGTTAAGCGCCGCCAGGCTGGGGATTCGATCCTGGAGGCGGCCATCGAGGGCTCACGGGCAAGGTTTAGACCGATTCTGATGACTTCGTTCGCCTTCATTGCCGGACTCGTACCGCTGGTCTTTGCGAGTGGGGCCGGAGCCATCGGAAACCATACCATCGGGGCTTCTGCCTTGGGCGGTATGCTCGTCGGAACAATCTTTGGCGTGATCGTCATTCCGGGACTTTACTACATTTTTGCAAAATTGGCTGACGGAAGGAAAATGATCCAGGCCGAAGACGATTCACCTTTAAGCGAAGACATGATACATTATGAATAA
- a CDS encoding efflux transporter outer membrane subunit, with product MNKNRFYQYTGFALFLLSFAACKPLEIQQRAENRMVPAKYGTAENDSTNTGKIKWNSYFNDPNLQALIGLALSNNQELHIMLQEIEMAKNEVSAKKGEYLPSVGVKVGAGVDKVSRYTNIGAMEKNTEIEPGREMPEPLFDFGVGVQAKWETDIWGKLHNATKAQLQRYFASVEGKNFMVTHLISEIADAYYELLALDNELLVINENVKTQNDALTVVNDLKKNARSNKLAVKRFEAQILKTQGMQYDIKQQITETENRINYLVGRFPQPVQRDHEAFDKLVPQTVYTGIPADLLENRPDIKQAEYELAASKLDIKSAKARFYPSLDIAAGVGLQAFDPTYLIKPESFLSSLVGELTAPLINKRAIKAAYYNANARQVQAVYHYEQTILGAYIEVANQLSKIKNLENGLAIKTKEVDALRESIDISNDLFKYARADYMEVLLTQRDALESKFELVEKKANQLKASVAIYRSLGGGWERQE from the coding sequence ATGAATAAGAATAGATTCTATCAATATACGGGTTTCGCGCTTTTCTTGCTTAGTTTTGCGGCCTGCAAACCCTTGGAAATACAACAACGTGCTGAAAACAGGATGGTGCCGGCGAAATATGGTACCGCTGAAAACGACTCTACAAATACGGGAAAAATCAAATGGAATAGTTACTTCAATGACCCCAATCTCCAGGCACTGATTGGTCTAGCACTGTCCAACAATCAGGAGCTCCATATTATGCTCCAGGAAATCGAGATGGCTAAAAATGAAGTCAGTGCCAAAAAGGGGGAATATTTACCCAGCGTGGGGGTAAAGGTCGGTGCCGGTGTGGACAAAGTGAGCCGATACACTAATATTGGCGCGATGGAGAAAAATACGGAAATTGAACCGGGCCGGGAAATGCCCGAACCGCTGTTTGATTTTGGTGTCGGTGTACAGGCCAAGTGGGAAACGGATATCTGGGGCAAACTGCACAATGCGACCAAAGCACAGCTGCAACGCTATTTTGCCAGCGTAGAAGGGAAAAACTTTATGGTGACGCACCTGATCTCCGAAATTGCGGACGCGTATTATGAGCTGCTGGCCCTGGATAATGAGCTGCTGGTCATCAATGAGAACGTGAAAACCCAAAATGATGCCCTTACGGTAGTCAATGACCTGAAAAAAAATGCCCGGTCCAATAAGCTCGCAGTCAAAAGATTCGAGGCGCAGATCCTGAAAACACAGGGGATGCAATACGATATCAAACAGCAAATAACCGAAACAGAAAACAGGATCAATTACCTGGTGGGACGTTTTCCGCAGCCGGTACAACGGGATCACGAAGCGTTTGATAAGCTTGTTCCGCAGACTGTATATACGGGTATCCCTGCTGATCTGCTGGAAAATAGGCCGGATATCAAGCAGGCAGAGTATGAACTGGCGGCTTCCAAACTGGATATCAAATCGGCTAAAGCACGTTTTTATCCTTCCCTGGATATTGCTGCCGGTGTGGGCTTGCAGGCTTTTGATCCGACTTATCTCATCAAACCGGAGTCTTTTCTGAGTTCGCTCGTCGGCGAGCTGACTGCTCCCCTGATCAACAAAAGAGCGATCAAAGCGGCGTATTACAATGCCAACGCAAGGCAGGTGCAGGCGGTCTATCATTATGAGCAAACGATACTGGGTGCTTACATCGAAGTCGCCAACCAGCTTTCCAAAATTAAAAACCTCGAAAATGGGCTGGCGATCAAGACCAAGGAGGTCGATGCACTTAGAGAATCCATAGATATTTCCAACGACCTGTTTAAATATGCCAGGGCGGATTATATGGAAGTTTTGCTGACACAGCGTGATGCATTGGAATCCAAATTTGAACTGGTGGAAAAAAAAGCCAATCAGCTTAAAGCCAGCGTAGCGATCTACAGATCCCTGGGCGGCGGCTGGGAGCGGCAGGAATAA
- a CDS encoding PepSY-like domain-containing protein produces the protein MKKLTWLAAVLITGSALTFMACDKDDAIESGITYSELPQAGKTMIESHFGANTVASVTRKNNTDTDGSLYEVRLNSGIEIDLDKDGNWTDIDGNHQRLPDALIPASILSYVVKQYPTPLFIEGIDKEPYGYQIDLSNDLDLKFNADGNFIGLDD, from the coding sequence ATGAAGAAATTAACTTGGTTAGCAGCTGTACTGATAACAGGCAGCGCATTGACATTTATGGCATGTGACAAAGACGATGCGATTGAAAGTGGCATCACGTATTCCGAACTACCACAGGCAGGAAAAACGATGATTGAATCTCATTTTGGAGCAAACACAGTAGCCAGCGTTACACGAAAAAACAATACCGATACAGACGGCAGTCTCTATGAAGTCAGATTGAACAGTGGTATAGAGATCGATTTAGATAAAGATGGTAATTGGACCGATATTGACGGCAATCATCAAAGACTACCAGATGCCTTAATCCCCGCGTCTATATTGAGTTATGTCGTTAAGCAATACCCAACGCCTTTATTTATCGAAGGTATTGACAAAGAACCCTATGGTTACCAGATTGATCTGTCCAATGATCTGGATTTAAAATTTAATGCCGATGGCAATTTCATAGGTCTTGATGACTAG
- a CDS encoding HipA domain-containing protein, with the protein MLNCLFCYQPVESGEYHIACSKKFFGTAQVPYLELDREKLNKLAQITVNERLALTGVQPKISLSLNGEKGSKRLTLVGLWGEYILKPQSTDFLFMPEVEDLTMHLAKLFKIETAEHSLIRTATGELAYITKRFDRKKGKKIHIEDLCQLSQLLTEQKYNSSYERVGKIIRQFATNSGLDAIKYFRLVLFSFLTGNNDMHLKNFSLIHHNNNIILSPAYDLLNVNLIFPKDKDDMALTLGGRKRKIKQSDFNQLASSLGISDLVRNNIYNDFSKHANKIPHWIDRSFLTDEYKEQYAKVVTNKFNQIEL; encoded by the coding sequence ATGCTTAATTGTTTATTTTGCTACCAGCCAGTTGAAAGTGGGGAATACCATATTGCATGCTCAAAAAAGTTTTTTGGCACAGCCCAAGTTCCCTATCTGGAATTAGATAGGGAAAAATTAAATAAATTAGCTCAAATAACTGTAAATGAAAGACTAGCGTTAACGGGCGTGCAACCCAAGATATCACTTAGTTTAAATGGGGAAAAGGGTAGTAAGCGACTAACACTTGTCGGCTTATGGGGCGAATATATCCTTAAGCCCCAATCTACAGATTTTCTTTTTATGCCTGAAGTAGAAGATCTAACAATGCATTTGGCTAAGCTATTTAAGATAGAAACTGCTGAGCACTCACTGATACGAACAGCCACTGGAGAATTAGCATATATCACAAAACGATTTGACCGAAAAAAGGGGAAGAAAATTCATATTGAAGATTTATGCCAATTATCGCAGCTACTGACAGAGCAAAAATACAATAGCTCTTATGAGCGAGTGGGGAAAATCATCAGACAATTTGCTACAAATTCAGGACTAGATGCTATCAAATACTTTAGATTAGTGCTGTTTAGTTTCCTCACTGGTAATAATGACATGCACCTAAAAAACTTTTCATTAATCCATCATAATAACAATATTATTCTATCGCCTGCGTATGATCTCCTAAATGTGAACTTAATCTTCCCGAAAGATAAGGACGATATGGCCTTAACGTTGGGAGGTCGCAAAAGAAAGATTAAGCAATCTGACTTTAACCAATTAGCTTCAAGTTTAGGAATTTCTGATTTAGTTCGGAATAATATCTACAACGACTTTTCAAAACATGCCAATAAAATTCCTCATTGGATTGATCGTAGCTTTTTAACCGATGAATATAAGGAACAATATGCCAAGGTGGTTACTAATAAATTCAATCAAATCGAATTGTAG
- a CDS encoding HipA N-terminal domain-containing protein has translation MAREAKIYFQDQLAGYLIETDRGYSFNYDQKYIGTADPKPISLTLPISEHAYHSNVLFPFFDGLIPEGWLLEIGEKYWKLNPRDRFELLINLCRDTIGAVSVYPMEAEDHA, from the coding sequence ATGGCGCGTGAAGCAAAAATATATTTTCAAGATCAATTAGCAGGATATCTAATTGAAACTGATCGCGGTTATTCATTCAACTACGATCAAAAGTATATCGGAACAGCCGATCCTAAGCCTATCAGTTTAACCCTACCAATTTCGGAACACGCATACCACAGCAATGTGCTCTTTCCCTTTTTTGACGGTCTGATTCCTGAGGGATGGTTATTGGAAATAGGTGAAAAGTATTGGAAACTCAATCCCCGAGACCGCTTTGAATTATTGATTAATCTATGTCGGGACACCATTGGCGCCGTTTCCGTCTATCCGATGGAGGCGGAAGATCATGCTTAA
- a CDS encoding type II toxin-antitoxin system Y4mF family antitoxin, protein MDSLQLFVKQKRKELKLTQEDLAFNAGVGLRFVRDLEQGKKTLRLDKVNDVLALFGKEIGVVDKIRT, encoded by the coding sequence ATGGATTCATTGCAATTATTTGTAAAACAGAAACGAAAGGAACTCAAGCTTACTCAAGAAGATTTGGCATTTAATGCTGGGGTAGGTTTACGTTTTGTCCGTGACCTTGAACAAGGAAAAAAAACACTTCGGTTAGATAAAGTAAATGATGTATTAGCTTTATTTGGTAAAGAGATTGGCGTAGTGGATAAAATTAGAACATAA
- a CDS encoding DinB family protein, protein MENVEVWMRGPIAGIPDLLQPVAHALLQAEEDIVKYTAQLSSEQLWARPCGNASIGFHLLHIRGVIDRMFTYAADKSLSAEQFDYLQQEGIVDAELSVATLVENLHLQIEQALQRLSAIDPKTLTEERFLGRKRIPTTLIGLLFHAAEHAQRHVGQLLVTVRCLK, encoded by the coding sequence ATGGAAAACGTAGAAGTTTGGATGCGGGGACCGATTGCCGGGATTCCCGATCTTTTGCAGCCGGTGGCTCATGCGCTGCTGCAAGCAGAAGAAGATATTGTAAAATATACCGCGCAGCTTTCATCTGAGCAACTCTGGGCGCGTCCCTGTGGCAACGCCAGCATTGGATTTCATCTGCTGCATATTCGCGGTGTGATCGACCGCATGTTTACCTATGCTGCGGATAAATCGCTCTCCGCCGAACAATTCGATTACCTCCAACAGGAGGGGATCGTAGATGCGGAGCTCAGCGTAGCTACTTTAGTCGAAAACTTACATCTGCAGATTGAGCAGGCCTTGCAGCGCTTATCGGCAATTGATCCTAAGACCTTGACCGAAGAACGTTTTCTGGGAAGAAAGCGTATACCAACAACCCTGATCGGTCTCTTATTTCATGCGGCTGAACATGCACAGCGCCATGTCGGCCAACTGTTGGTCACGGTCCGTTGCCTGAAATAA
- a CDS encoding response regulator transcription factor — protein MQILLVEDDRRISSFVVKGLEELGHQVILAESAEAAREWVNAESLDIVVLDIMLPGIDGIQFTKTLRYRKNHIPILILSALGEIEDKVDALESGADDYLVKPFSFKELVSRIKALVRRDSYKNTTHGNDSCIEIRDLKVDLDRYEVYKGGANVDLSPKEFKLFKYLIENRNKTLSRTAILQAVWGIDFDNNTNVVDVYVSYLRGKVDDGSDTSIIRTVKGVGYMLKTDRP, from the coding sequence ATGCAGATACTTTTGGTAGAAGATGATCGTCGTATCAGTAGCTTTGTGGTGAAAGGGCTGGAAGAATTGGGCCATCAGGTCATTTTGGCGGAATCCGCTGAGGCGGCGCGGGAATGGGTCAATGCCGAATCCCTAGATATAGTGGTATTGGATATTATGCTGCCGGGAATCGATGGGATTCAGTTTACAAAAACACTACGCTACCGCAAAAACCATATTCCCATTCTGATCCTTAGCGCACTTGGTGAAATTGAAGATAAAGTCGATGCCCTGGAAAGTGGTGCCGATGATTACCTGGTCAAACCTTTTTCGTTTAAGGAACTGGTCAGCCGCATCAAAGCCTTGGTACGCCGCGACAGCTATAAAAATACGACCCATGGGAATGATAGCTGCATCGAAATTCGTGATCTCAAAGTGGATCTGGATCGTTATGAAGTCTATAAAGGTGGTGCAAATGTCGATCTCTCCCCCAAAGAATTTAAGCTATTTAAGTACCTGATCGAAAACCGCAATAAGACCCTTTCACGTACCGCGATCCTGCAGGCGGTCTGGGGAATTGATTTTGATAACAATACCAATGTCGTGGATGTGTACGTCTCCTATCTGCGGGGGAAAGTAGACGACGGAAGTGATACATCCATTATCAGGACGGTCAAAGGGGTAGGTTACATGCTCAAAACGGACCGACCATGA
- a CDS encoding HAMP domain-containing sensor histidine kinase — MNLKIRLTLFSSLVFTIIFGLATLVIYWIFYNSSERHLISSLEKNAKIAGIYYLEADEQSPLKHLESKNQYESLVKRAMVAVYNAEGRVSYGGLKYDNQISKSLLTQLKSQKTVYFKTEDSFYFGLYYPDNQGDFFVFVKESNTDFNQQLNRLLFILVLVFLVALISIVLLSLWLSKYAYLPIRNVIQEIQHKDLNTIQEPLTVIKTKDELQDLIESYNALLRRISENMIIRKNFVSYVSHEFRTPLAGILGSMEVFGTKARSQEEYQELAATITEHVNFLNHLIGNFLLLTEDQALKRSMEVFRIDEVVWDLVPKFARTFTVPLKIELEVDEPRYFNFRGNRMLLALSISNLIENALKYANGQEVLVRMTTADERLSLQIIDQGIGIPQAELEAVKQTFYRATNVGKVKGSGIGLSFAQIVFKDQGVDFAIHSNDLGTTVSLLFPKF, encoded by the coding sequence ATGAATCTTAAGATCAGACTGACACTTTTTTCTTCCTTGGTCTTCACGATCATTTTTGGACTTGCCACGCTGGTCATCTACTGGATATTTTATAATTCTTCGGAACGGCATCTGATCAGTTCGCTGGAAAAAAATGCAAAAATCGCCGGTATCTATTATCTGGAGGCAGATGAACAAAGTCCTTTAAAGCATCTGGAATCCAAAAATCAATATGAAAGTCTGGTCAAACGGGCCATGGTAGCGGTCTACAATGCCGAAGGCCGGGTGAGCTATGGCGGCCTGAAATACGATAATCAAATCAGTAAAAGCTTGTTGACGCAGCTGAAATCTCAAAAAACAGTTTATTTTAAGACGGAGGATAGCTTTTATTTTGGTCTGTATTATCCAGATAATCAGGGTGATTTTTTTGTCTTTGTCAAAGAGTCTAATACGGACTTTAATCAGCAGCTAAATCGCCTGCTTTTTATTCTCGTGCTCGTTTTCTTGGTCGCGCTGATTAGCATCGTCCTGCTGTCGCTCTGGCTGAGTAAATATGCCTATCTGCCCATCCGGAATGTCATTCAGGAAATCCAACATAAGGATTTAAATACTATCCAGGAGCCGTTGACGGTTATCAAGACAAAAGATGAGCTGCAAGACCTGATCGAAAGCTACAATGCGCTCCTCCGGCGCATCAGTGAAAACATGATTATCAGAAAGAATTTTGTGAGCTATGTATCCCATGAGTTTCGTACACCACTCGCCGGTATTTTGGGGTCCATGGAGGTTTTTGGGACGAAAGCCCGTAGCCAGGAAGAGTATCAGGAGCTGGCAGCGACAATCACCGAACACGTCAATTTTCTAAATCACCTGATCGGAAATTTTCTATTGCTGACAGAAGATCAAGCCTTGAAGCGATCGATGGAGGTCTTTCGCATCGATGAGGTGGTCTGGGACCTGGTGCCTAAATTTGCCAGAACATTTACTGTACCCTTGAAAATCGAGCTCGAAGTGGATGAACCACGTTATTTTAATTTTCGGGGCAATCGCATGCTCCTGGCATTGTCGATCTCCAATCTGATCGAAAACGCGCTTAAATATGCCAATGGTCAGGAAGTGCTGGTACGCATGACGACGGCGGATGAGCGCCTATCCTTGCAGATCATTGATCAGGGTATCGGAATTCCGCAGGCGGAGCTGGAGGCAGTGAAGCAGACCTTTTACCGCGCGACAAATGTCGGCAAAGTCAAGGGCAGTGGCATCGGTCTTTCTTTTGCACAGATCGTTTTTAAAGATCAGGGCGTGGACTTTGCTATTCATTCCAATGACCTGGGGACGACGGTATCGCTGCTGTTCCCAAAATTCTAA